TGGCTGCTGGTGCTCTGCTCCCATCCTGGAATGGTGCTGTGCCTGGGCACGGAACTGGGGACACTGTGCGGGGGTATCACTGCTGTGGGATGCACATCTTCCACCCATGGTGATGATGCATTTATTGACAGGTTACTGAGAATGGGAGGGGGAAGTTTTGGCACTGCCTGTTTTGTTATTGTAGGTCCTTTTCTagcaggagggtgctggggaaggggtgggtTGGTCTCCCCAGCCAGCTGTCACTGGTGGCTCTGGGTctgtggggagggcagggacacAGTTATGCATTGGGCTGACCCTGGCTCCTCCTTTCTCTGGGGAGACCACGGAGCAGCCCAGGCTTGGTTCCTCCCTGGGAAGGTAGGTGTCAGCCCAGCACTGTGTAACCCCCTGACATGGTGGCCCTGGCTGGATCCATCCCCCAAGGATACATCAGCTCCTGGTGGCTCAATACAAAGTGGTCCACGGCCATGCCAGTGGCGGTCACTGCTGGGGCCTGGGGCTTGCCTGCTGTGGGTGCCTTCAGAGCCAGTGTCCAGAAACCTCCAGGATTCATTTCAACAGTGTATGGAGGTGGGGCTGGGAAATCCTCATCGTTTTGGTGCTGCCCAAGGATGGAAGCTCGgtttgcgtgtgtgtgtgtgtttcgaAGTCACTGGGTGGTGGAGTGATGCATGGGAACTGACACACCACTTAACCCGGCAGACCTCCTGCCACAGATAAAACACTGCCAGCCCTTTCTGTTGGCTTGTTTTGTGCCAGCCACTCGATGGCTCTTGCAGAGGGGTGGAGGGCAGAGCGACATCTGGAAAAGGAGCTGTCActggcagggacagggcttTGTGCTGCAGACATCCCATGTGCCCAGCGGGGCAGCATGTGGCCAGGCTCCTCTCGCCAACTGTGGACAGAGCTCTTTCCCAGTGAGGGGGAGCCCGGCGAGCCCCCAGACTTGCTCACAGTATGGATGCTGGGGGACAGAAAGGGGACAGCATGTCCTCCCCAGCAGAGCCCTCAGGTGCACCAAAGCCAGGACAGCAAAACCCCAGCCCTCATCACCCCTTTCCTGTTGTTAAGCTGCATGTGCTGAACGTGCTCCCTCTTCTGCCCCAGGGCCTCTGGAATCACGCCCTGTTCGGTTTCCTCCTTAAGAAAACGCccatgttctttattttttttctttttccttctttataaCAAACTAAAGTGTAACTTGCACCTGACCTGACCTACTGCACGTGCCTATACCTGCTGCCCCTGTGAGTCCAACCACAGTTTACTCTCTGTTGCATCTCTGTAGCTGTGTGGTTTCCCTCCCactctgctccctcccctgGTCTGTCACCCTGGTGCTGGGTGTtgctctgcctgccctgtcCCTTCCTCCTGGGTGaaggggctgttcctccccgCCAGATCTCTTCCCACTGCTGCAGGGACCTGGCCCCAGGGCATCTTTGGAAGGCTGAAAGGTGcaacttccctttctttctgcaaGTTAAAGCCCTGGAAAAGTAGTTGGGCCAAAATCAAGTTTTATGCACAACTGATTCCACttgtaagaaggaaaaaacctctttcctcGCCTGCCCACAAACCCTGGAGCAGAGAGAAGCCAGGCTGTGCTTCCAGTGCCAAGATCCTGGCCCTCACCCTTGCCTCTGTTACCCAGTGACAAATGCCAGAGGGTGTTTTTTTGCATTCCTACGTGTTTGCATGTCACTGGCACTCTGCTGTGGATGCCACTTCCTTGGGAAACGTTTGGCCTCTCcaagtggctttgtgtgatGTCCTGCTGTGACAATGACCTCCTGGAGCTGTTTTCCATAGCCCCAGAGTGATGGAGCTGCCTGCAGACCCACATTCCCCTCCAGACGCTGTTGCTGCATACCATGCAGCACCATTTCCCCAGCACCTGGGGCTCAGCTCAGCCCcaaaaggctgagaaagctgcCAGGGAAGCCCCATCTGCTAGCCCCCTAGAGaaacaacaccaaaaccagGGCTCAGGATGTGCAGGCATTGAGACCTGCTGTGTGCATACTTCCAGGGTGCTTGGAGCAAACGTGGTGTCAGCAGAGCCCCAAAGGGACCTTGCGCCTTTCATCCCATTggtgccctgtgctgctgtctGCCTCCCTTTGGGGGCTGGAGCCTGGCATGGCCTTgatcccctcctcttcctcctctccccacctgcAGCATTAGTCCTGCACTGAGTTTGCTGGCTTGAGGCACTGCGGGAAGGGAGGGAGTGGGtctgcagctgtggggcagTGCCAGCAGGGAGAGATGGGGCTGAGCCAAGCCATTGGGGTCCACATGGGGGAAGAGGGAGTGGCAGAGGTGTCTGTACAGTGAGGGGACCTGCTGCTTATGCAGGGACTCTGGGAAGCGATGGCCATGGGCCAGGCTGACATGGAGAGCCTCTCACCCTGCCCCATAGCCTGGCCAAGGCAAAGCCCTTAGCCCCGTTCCCCTTCTGGCTGTCTCAAAAAATGTTCCCAGGCTCAGATCCCAGTGCCgtgttggggtgggggtgcaTGCCACAGTCTGGGCTGCATGGCTGGGTTCGGCACGTGCTTTGTGTTCAGCTGTCATGTGCCAGCAGGATCAAACCCGGCCCCAAGCGCTGGGGAGGATGCAACGCCCTGGCTCAGCCGCAGGCAGTTCCTCGGGTTCCATCCTGCTCTGCCTCCCcgcacagccctgcagggaggggCGGGTCATCAGGGAGTACGTATTTGGCCTCGAGGCTAAGGGGCAGAGTCCAGCCCTGCCATCTCCTGGGTCTTTGGGCTGCTGGGTGCCTCCGGTGCACCCTGGCATGCTCTGATGGGGGGCAGTGAAGAGGTGCTGGGCGTAGGTAGCCCAGCAGGGTTGCCCCTTTGCCATCCCCATCCTTCCCAAGGAGGGAAACTCCAGTGCCGGGTTTGTCCTGGGATGAAGCAGAAAGGCTGAGCAGAGCCTGGGCTGGGCGTtgccttcctgctcctctggcCTGAGGCTGCATGTGCTGCCTCTGGCCCCGCTCACCCTGCGCCGGGTGCCCAACCCTGCTACCTGCCGGGTCCGGGGGCTGCTGCTCTGTTAACTCTTCTTCTGCTTGGTGActccttctttcttccaggCAACCCGCCAGGCCAAACTAAAAAAGCGCTGAAGCAGCGATTCCTCAAactgctgccctgctgccgGCCCAAATCCATCCCCTCGCTCAGCGAAAGCAAGTGCTTCTTCTTgcctttgtgtgtgtgcgtcCCCAgcggtgctgctgcctgccctccgCCCTGGCCCTGCCCGCGGGAAGGGGACGCCTCCACCACTCCCTTGCCCTGGGTTTGGGGCTGTCAGGATCAGCCCTGCCCCGGAGGGGTCCGATCCGATGGGCTCTGCACCCacctctgccctcccctgcTTCCAGGCTGGTTTTCCCCCCGTCCAgcctcccagagcagctcccaCAGGATGCACAGCGGCGAGACCTGCTTTGGAGCTGGCTCATGGCAGTGGGACTGATTTAAGGGCTGGGGTGTTGTTGCTTAAAGCTCAGTGTCGGTTTGGAGATGGTGGGGGGGGCAAAAGGGGCTGAGCAGAGAGtgagagcagagctgcccagAGCCCCCTACCCACCCTGCACTGGGTGTGCTTGGCCCATTGGTGAGTCGAGTCCCTGGCTGGggtctccccctgcccccacaGTGTGAGCTGATCCTCCCTGGGAGAAGAGGTGAGTatggaggggcaggggcagccatGCCCCATGGAGGGGGGGAGTACCTGCTGTGGGGCCACAGCCCCTCTTGGTTGCAgtgggtctgggggtgctggctgctgtggaTAGGGGTCATGCAGCTTGCCAGATGGGGGGGAGAAACCATTGATAAAGGGGATGCACAGCAGGCAGGATGGAGTCTAGACAAAGCTGGGGGGGCATTTAGGACTGGGGTTCTGGGGGGAAGCTCTTCTGCTGGACACCAGCCCTGGTGCAGCACAGGCCTGCATGATGTCCAGGGTCTTGGCACCACAGAACAGATGCctgtgctgggggaaggagaagagcagGCGTGGGGTCTCAGCACTGGGGGTGTTTCACaccctctttctgcccagcctAGGGTGTACTGGAGGCTGGGGGGAACTGTTGCTGAGTGTCAGCCACTGGTCTGTCCCCAGGGTGTCTCTGAGTGTCCCCTGCTGGCATAAACCCAACTCCAGCTGAGCGGGGCGCCCCAACAATGTGTTACCCTGGGCAGGCGTGAAAGGATGGGGTGTGCCACGCAAGGTACGTCTCCTGCCCCCCGgcatggcagggcagggcaggacggTGCTGTCCTCAGCCACCCTCTCTTCCCCTGCGTTCCTTGCAGACAGCGTTGAAGATGAGTTTGAGCTCTCCACCGTCTGCCACCGccctgaggggctggagcagctccaggAGCAGACCAAGTTCACCCGTAAAGAACTGCAGGTCCTGTACCGAGGCTTCAAGAATGTGAGTACCCCTTGACCAGCTTCGTTAGCCCCCCCCGCCCACTGCCACGTCCACCTTGGAGGGTGCTTCGCACCTGGTGGTGCCCAGGGTTTGCAAAGGCTTTCGGGACCTTGGGTTGAAGTTTGTATCAGGCTACAGCCTGATCCCACCTCCAGGGAGCTCAGTGGGGAGGCCTGATCCTGTGTTCTATTCCTTGGGTGCAGAGAGTCCCCTCCCTGGGTGCCTGAGATGCAGAGCCCCTCCAGCAAAGGATGCAGCCCACAAaatcagggagatgctccaaGCAGCCTTACCGGCCACCCCACCAGACATCACAGGGTTGGGGGGCGAGGCGAGGGAGCAGCAGGGATTTCAGAGGGTGCTCAGCCCCTCTCTGCAATGTGGAGGTGACGCTATGGCTTGCCCTGGCAGGAGTGCCCAAGCGGCATTGTCAATGAGGAAAACTTCAAGCAGATCTACTCACAGTTCTTCCCGCAGGGAGGTGAGtgcccatccctgtccccatccctatGCCATGTGTGggtgcctctgcagagcaggaggtcACAGAGCACTGCCTCACCCTGTCTGCTTCCCCCCAGACTCCAGCACGTATGCCACCTTCCTCTTCAACGCCTTTGACACCGACCACGATGGCTCCGTCAGCTTTGAGGTGAACTGTGGCTGAGGAGGGGATGGCaatggggcagggagggcaTGTTCCTTTAGGTACTGGAGGCTGGGCTGAGCAGCATTGCTGTTGCAGGTGGATGGAGAGCTTCACAGAAGCTGATGGAGATTACTAAATTCCCAGAGGCAgtggaaaaacagggaaaagcaataaaaaagggggctttctttattttctggctAGTGTCTTTTAGGTACAGAGACTTTCAGGCACAGCGATGGCTGGGTCTTGTTTCTGGCTTTGGCTGAACAGCAGGTCCTGATGCGCATTGTCCTCTGGGGTGCTGTGACCCAAGGAACTAGTGTGGGACATATTTGGGCACAAGCAACTAATTTTCCCCAGGCTCTTTTTGATACTCAAGTTTCCCTTGTTAGCCTAGCTTTGGGGCTGAGATCCCCCCCTGCGGGAGGGACAAGCAGGGCTGTGCCCTCTGTCTCCATAAGGCCCTTTGTGGCTCTAACTCCCGTCTGCCCGCCTTGTCCATCCTTGCAGGACTTTGTGTCTGGGCTGTCCGTCATTCTGCGGGGCACCATTGATGATCGCCTGAACTGGGCCTTTAACCTCTACGACCTGAACAAAGATGGCTGCATTACCAAAGAGGTGGGACTGGGGGGTCCAGGCTGGTCCCTGGGGCCAGTGTAGATCTGCACGTGGCAGGGACGGGGGCAGGACTCTGGGGCAGGACTCTGGGGCACTGGCTGAGCTATGGAGGAGAGCTGGGGTGGAGGGTCAATATTTGCTGAGCTTAGCTTTGCAGATGGACGCCTCCTGGCCCCCTGGCTCCGGGGTGTCTCTGGGGTGGAGGGTGGAAGAGGGGTGTGATGCTTTGGGGCTCCATCATATGTGCAGGCACACACATGGCCCCACACCATGCAGGGACCCAGCAGGAACACACCTGAGCACCCCACAGGTCCTTTGGGAGCATCATGAAAAGGGTGTGGGTCGGGGACCAGGGGGAGGCAGAACCCCATGTTGACCCTACAACCCCCTTCCCTCCAGGAAATGCTGGATATCATGAAGTCCATCTACGACATGATGGGCAAATACACTTACCCAGCCATGCGGGAGGAAGCACCCCGGGAGCATGTGGAAAACTTTTTCCAGGTGAGTTGAGCACACCCTGTGGGAGCAGAGCTCCAGCATGGAGCCCGTGGTGCCCAAAACCTGGCACAGTGCAGGAGAAAACACCCCACACTGGGGATGAAGCAGGGCTATGCTGGAGCCAGGGACAGAAAGGGCCATCCTGGTCCTGCCGGGTGCTTGGGGATGGGTGGCGTAGGGGTGCACTGTGTCCaggccctggggctggggccgtCCCTGCCATGCCCCTCGTGCTGTGCTTGTCTGCAGAAAATGGACCGAAACAAGGACGGCGTGGTGACAATTGAGGAGTTTCTGGAGTCCTGTCAGAAGGTAAAGCTACCAGCAGCTTTGCTCTGGGGTTGTGCCACCTTCCTGTCCCTTGGGGACCTCTGTCCCCCCATCGCCATCCTGGCAGAGAGGGGGCGAAGGCAGGGCTCCCAAGGGCAAGGCTGGGGCACTGCTTTGGGAACTGTATCTGTGCCAGCATCTCTGTGCAGAAGAGGAGAGCCTTACCCCAGTAGGGCTTGGAAACTGCCTGTAATCCCTGGGGTTCTTGTCCCATGGATCAGAGCTGCCATGAGGGTAAAGCCAGGTTTGGGGGGAGCTGCCCAGAATGCTGTGCCATGCCCAACCCACCCACTTCGCACCTCCTCCCCACAGGACGAGAACATCATGCGGTCCATGCAGCTCTTCGACAATGTGATTTAGCTCCTGGACCTGCCTCCAGCCGAGCAGTCCTGCCACCAGGCCCAGAACCTGCTTCTCTCTCGACTTTTCCTTCGAGCCTCCCCTCCGCCGGCTGCACAGACATCCCCGTGGGAAGGGGCCTCCCTTCCCGGAGACACAATTGGTGGTGGgatcttccctttcctctgggccagctctgctttcctcgGGGGATCCCAGGCAGGTGCTCCTGGATGTTGGAGCATGGGCACAGCTGGCACGGGGCGAGCGTTTAGCCTGGATGGACCTCCCTGCACCTGTTCCTGGCAGGGAAGATGCAGCCTCAGGCTGCAATAGAGGCTTCCCTTGTGCACAGCCCCCCGTGCAGCCACAGCTCCCACACCCCTgaccctccccagccctgggattccccagcaccagctccagcacagacCCTCCAGTGACACTGTCTAGAAACCAATAAAGTCTTGCAACGGGTGCCAGCGCCTCAgcttcctcccctgccctggccGTGGCCTGCTGTGAGGAGCATGTCTGGTGCATTggccatgagccaccagctgcCCTCCTTGCCCAGCCCCTGAGCGGTGGGTGGGCAGAGGGGCTGTGCCTGGAGAAGGCAGCCGCATGGGCACTTGGGGTTCATTGCTGTGTGAGTTGTGGGGAGTGACCCCTGATCCCATGGGGGGGCCCAGTTAGGCCTAGGAAGCTCATCCTGGCTTGGAGAGAGGGGATACTAAAGGGACCCCAAGGTGCCTTCTTGTGGCACTGGTCCCCCAGGATGGaggatgctgggctgggaggagcTGCAACCTCAACCCCTGTCCCTTGAGTTCAGGGTGCTAGCACACAGAGGACCTCCGGGACCCACTTTGAAGCTTTGATGGAGAGACATCTTTCCCACCACTCCCTGAGGACATGGCAGCCGGTGCATGGGGACACATGGAGGAGGGAGGTGTGCTGTACTCTGGCGGCCACCTTAGCCCTCACAGCCATGCTCCCTGCATCATTTGCTGCTGATCTTCCCCTGCTCCCATGCCCTGGTCTGTCCCAGCCCACCCGCTGCCGGGGTGGGGCCAGGGAGTGAGCAATGGGGCAGAGAGGTGACCCCCCCAGGCATAGCCCTGGGccaggggcacagctgagctggcAGCTCCCTGGAGACAAAGTCAAGGCTGGGACCGGCCAGGAGTcattgctgtgctgctggcaggctggAGGGTCACCTTGAGGCACGGTGGGCTCAGCTTCTTCTGGCATGGCCATGCTCGGAGGTGAGAGCCTGCCTGGGGACCCTGGGGACGGAGCCAGCATCCTGGGGCTCCCCACATCTTTATCACCAACAGCTCCTCAGAGCTGGGTGTGTGCAGGCAGGCCTGTCCTGTCTGCAAACCCCTCCAAGTCCTAGCTGGAGAAGTGATGCCCACAGGCTAATGATCCCATACCAAGCCCAGAAGCCCCTCTGTGCAATCCCACGGA
The genomic region above belongs to Phalacrocorax aristotelis chromosome 12, bGulAri2.1, whole genome shotgun sequence and contains:
- the KCNIP2 gene encoding A-type potassium channel modulatory protein KCNIP2 isoform X2 encodes the protein MRSKGRKESLSDSRDLDGSYDQLTGNPPGQTKKALKQRFLKLLPCCRPKSIPSLSESKTVLSSATLSSPAFLADSVEDEFELSTVCHRPEGLEQLQEQTKFTRKELQVLYRGFKNECPSGIVNEENFKQIYSQFFPQGDSSTYATFLFNAFDTDHDGSVSFEDFVSGLSVILRGTIDDRLNWAFNLYDLNKDGCITKEEMLDIMKSIYDMMGKYTYPAMREEAPREHVENFFQKMDRNKDGVVTIEEFLESCQKDENIMRSMQLFDNVI
- the KCNIP2 gene encoding A-type potassium channel modulatory protein KCNIP2 isoform X3, translating into MNLEGLEMIAVLVVLVLFIKVLEQFGLFEPVSLEDSVEDEFELSTVCHRPEGLEQLQEQTKFTRKELQVLYRGFKNECPSGIVNEENFKQIYSQFFPQGDSSTYATFLFNAFDTDHDGSVSFEDFVSGLSVILRGTIDDRLNWAFNLYDLNKDGCITKEEMLDIMKSIYDMMGKYTYPAMREEAPREHVENFFQKMDRNKDGVVTIEEFLESCQKDENIMRSMQLFDNVI
- the KCNIP2 gene encoding A-type potassium channel modulatory protein KCNIP2 isoform X4, translating into MSVAGASWDPQGLQTVGIILLLCSSLKLLHALGIIDLPRGDSVEDEFELSTVCHRPEGLEQLQEQTKFTRKELQVLYRGFKNECPSGIVNEENFKQIYSQFFPQGDSSTYATFLFNAFDTDHDGSVSFEDFVSGLSVILRGTIDDRLNWAFNLYDLNKDGCITKEEMLDIMKSIYDMMGKYTYPAMREEAPREHVENFFQKMDRNKDGVVTIEEFLESCQKDENIMRSMQLFDNVI
- the KCNIP2 gene encoding A-type potassium channel modulatory protein KCNIP2 isoform X1; this translates as MRSKGRKESLSDSRDLDGSYDQLTGNPPGQTKKALKQRFLKLLPCCRPKSIPSLSENSVEDEFELSTVCHRPEGLEQLQEQTKFTRKELQVLYRGFKNECPSGIVNEENFKQIYSQFFPQGDSSTYATFLFNAFDTDHDGSVSFEDFVSGLSVILRGTIDDRLNWAFNLYDLNKDGCITKEEMLDIMKSIYDMMGKYTYPAMREEAPREHVENFFQKMDRNKDGVVTIEEFLESCQKDENIMRSMQLFDNVI